ATGATTATGATTTATGTTATCCCAAGTGGGAAAATACGGTATTCTATGTATGTGATTGCTGTCTGTCAAAGTTTCCAGGGTTAATTCCTAAGGCCTGTCTATCTGTCAGTTTTCCCCCTCCTCTCCCGAGTACTTCCTTTTATAGCCCATATCTCATCACTCAACATTGCCTTGCCGCTTTGGACGGTAAGTTCTATGATTCTATCTCTTCTCATCTCTTATCTTCTATTGTATGTACCCTTAAGGATGAAGCTCTAATTGACCTAACACACTAGGTGCaggaaatttgtttttttttctgttcttttttccccttttttaaaaCAACTCTTCTCTCACCACCCGCAGTGTTCGGCGTTCTCATGTTGCTAGTCGTTTCGATAATAATGTTTTTTTGAATATGATGATTAAAGGGTAATCAAGGATGGATCTTGTTTATTCAATGAATTCTTTTCATTTCGCCTGTTTAGCTTCGTTAAGCTAAAAAGTTGTCCTTTTTCATTAAGAAACATAGAAATAGATCAAACCCAAATTAACCTATTGCTTATGAACCAGTTCTTGAACTGAAGTTTGGGGTTTAGCGGCTGGTTGAGGAAGAATGAAGTTGAACCATGTTATGTTTTGCATCTTGGGTTGGAATGGAATGTTAAGTTAGAGAAATGGGAAGAGAGAGCTTCCATCAGCCCACTTACGGATAGGAACAAGGGGGTTGGACTAACTGCCGACTCATTCATTCAAGCACTCAGTAGAAAACGGATGTTGGCGATTTTGCTACTGTGATTGTGTGAATGATGCGGGAGATGGTTTGCATCCCCCTTTCTCCGTGCTTGGACTGAAGGGAGCTCCTTCTTTCTCTtcacctcatttattttatttatttcatacgtACTCCCTGTGTTTACCTTCTATTGCGACCATAAATATATAGCAGTCAAGTAGCTACATGTCTCAATCAAATTGCAAAATTCCTTTTCGGAAAGAGACATCCTCCATAGTTATTTCATGCATCAAATACTAGTTAAATTGGTACTTTTTTACATGACAGGAAAGAAAAACCAAGTTTAAGGAGCATTGGCGCAGGCCATCTTACTTATGAAGTGGAAATGGTTAGTTGGGTTAGGGTACTTGGCTTGCAGTTGCATAGGGTCCATTATTTACAGTCTCTCCAGTCCTCAGACGCCCATTTCTTTTCCTTGGCAGACGAATTAAGAAGAGTGTGCCTTGTCATTGCATTGGCCTTGATTCCATTCTCTAATATATAGATATAGCTTTGCTTCCAGGCTCAGGCTCAGGCTCCTGCATTtctaatgttaaaattttaatttcttcaagTGGAGTCAGCTGTCAGCCCCCATCTgatgaaatgaaacaatttaCGATGCTCTGCAAGACATGGTAAAGGTTAAAGGCTCCATGTCGGTACGATGAGAGCAAGTAGTAAGAGAACAATGAAAGCTAGCAGTGTAAGTAAAATACTAATATTGATGCCTCTTGACTGCTCGGTTCATGAAATTTCCATTTGCAATTTCAGTGAGACAGTGAATGGTTTGGTGCACGTGTTGGCATGTGTATGCTTGGCCGCTGCACACTGCTGGACTGCTCACACCTCGAAATTTGACAATAGCTTGAAGCATGACCATCACTAGCCAATAGCAGAAGCGGTAAAGTAAGTAAAGATGGCCGTAAAAACTCCCTTGATTTCCAAAGTCACACAAATATCCTGCTTTTATGGCTAGTTATGCgtgtttcaaaaatatatataaatatgcttCCAAgctctaatatatatatgttggttTTTTGGTTACCGAGAAGGGAAGTACATTTGGAAACCATATTATTTTCTCTTTGTCTACATCTGGCAGTGTGCAGAGAAATAGAAATGGCATTATTTTATGCAGTGAGCAcactcatttaattaaataactaattACCAATTGGTTGCTATCTTTGTTGGAACTTCAACTTTGAAGTTGTTGGATTACATGTGTATCGCCATGCATTACTttactctctgtttatgatggtATTTGCTACTTGGAACTTGAAATCTAGTTATtgcatatattatattatattatattagatTTGATTTTGAGCTTCATTAGtctctcaaatatatatattttttagttcagtcttttttattttattaataaaaggtTTGTTTAATGGAAATTAGTCACTTGCCAACCCATGATCAACGACTCCATCCATCCAAATCATTAAGGATTGATCCTTTTGAATTGGAGTAAAAAGGAAActaatacttttgaaaagttaaaaaggaATCTAGCATTTTTATAGGGTTTCATCCTTTATATACATGGAGAGATGATTTTGCATTTTAAATGGTATGAGTTTGATCCCTACAAGGAGGGTATCAATTCTTTTAAAGAGTCTCGGAACGACTGGACCTTGACAAGGATTGGTATATATGTTTTTTTGAGACACAGGGCAATTAGAATTTCTTAGTATTGTCATTCTTTTGTGTATGGGTTTCAACTAAAGGTTTGAATCCTTCTTTGGTGTAGGGCTTATGGAAGAAGATAGTGTAGGTTTCATCAATAGCATCTTTAAGCCATGATTGCCATACGTCTAAAAGGTGGAATCATTTTAATAGAGTCCTTAATTGATCTCGGCAAAAGCATCTATCGATTGCCCACAAGAAGATTTTTATACAATTGAGGTACAATAGAAATGGTGACACCTTTTTAAGAAAGCATGAATAGTAGGGGATTCGAAAAAGGTAGATGAATGGGTGTTCTAGGTTTATACTTAAGAGTTTGATGGCATTGTCACCAAATTACTTGATGATACCAGATTGATAGTAAAGGATCATATGTTTGCATCAACATCTATGGTCTTATGGGCAATTTCAGATTGTGACAAAGGTTGTaagaaattttcataaatatttctaagttgGTTTTGATACCAAGACTAGTGGATTGACATTGGATTACAGATAACCTATAATAGAAATTAGTATATAAGAAAGTTGAACTGTAGAAATGCAGCTGTGTGACCTAGACATAGGATCAAGGTATTCTAGTTGACTTTTGATCTTCAAGCACTCTCTTGGTGACATGGTCTAGTCAAAGTCCAACTTTTATGATGCTATGTCATCGTCACACAGTGGAAATTACAACTAATTTGATTATAGTAACTCTTTAGAAATCATTTTGCTATATTGCTATCTATAGTGTTTGTTCTATGGTCTCTAATCAATTTCACGAGTTTTTTAATGTAGAGGATCCATTAGAGTTGCAACTGCAAAGCTTATAACTCATGTCAGACAAGCTTCGTACTAGCCAAGAATTGAGGGAGTTAACAACCAAAGAGAGTGAGTTTAGAAAGATATAGTTTTGTTACACACAAACCTTagggaaattttatggaaatttCATAGTTTGAGTCACACATATGCTACAAGACCAATATGCTTGGGCCTTATAACACACTTAGAACACAATTCATGATGCAACTAACCATCATGTCCCGGTCAATATAATTCCAAATGTACAAATCAAAATACCATTATCTACTTGGTGCAGAAAACAAGATTATTTGATATGAGCACGGAtgggtaaaatttattaaattaagtttacCAAATCTGCCAATTTTTAAGTCTAGAAAATTGGTTAATTTGCAATGCATTTTTTGATGGGATTTAGACATTTTTGGGTTGAGATGTTTTCTAATTAATGATAGAGTAATCTCTTAGATTTGAAATGCATTTTGAATCACCTAATTTCAAGTTCAAGAGCTCAAGTTATAATCATTTTAGTGAAAATTTCTAAACCAGATTATTATaggaaattatgaatttcaagctctaatttgagtttaaatcatattggattcgatttttaagcttaattttgaatatatatgaaTTCAATATTGTATTTActaggttttatattttatttatttatttatttctaattttaggatttttttagtattttcaaTTGTTTAGAACTTTTGTGTCTCttagtcaacaagaaagtttaattCCATTAGATCTTACTTCTTGTTTATATCAATTAGAGTTTCATTATTCATAGGagttttattttgatgtatttaGTTTGCCTATGTAAAGATATCTTCATTATTAATTAGGGACATCATTCATTATTAATTAGGGACAAgatatctttattatttatttcaaaacttgTTTTCTTCTTAGGTTTCTTCTTGAAGCTATAAGAAGTTATTCACTCTCCAATTTACTAGGGTTCGATTTTTGGGGTTGATTAGAACCATTTGTGAAGCTTATTGAATATTCTTTTTGAAGGGTTTCATAAGACATCATCTTTTTATCATCTTCCATACAATCTTTTTCCATCTTCAGATATCTTTTCTTTCAATCTTGATTGTGTTCATCATAATCCTTTTTTCTAACACGCCATATTCTTGTTCAATTATAAGTTTCAAGATCTTAGGGTTTCTTTTCAAGAAATGTGCTACAAACTTCAAGAAACCCTTATTTGTTTGAgttattttattcttttcttctcttttttgatttgatttgattagttctCATATTTACCTTGCTTGTTGTCTAATTACCTTAAACTCATTTAGGTTTTTCATATGTTTCAGGTTACTTTCTCGCTATGTTAAGGTTCAATCCGCTTCGATTCAATTTTTCCTCGCCCCAAATAACGTGAATTTGATCTTGGTCTGATGTGCCTTTTATCAATATCCATGGTTTTAACATAAACGAAATTCTTATCTTCCATTTCAAGGATCCTTTAATTGGACATTTTCCATGGATATAAATTGTGGTTGTAATGGATGTTTTAAATTTAGGCTTATAGAAACTATAAGTTGATAAGAACATATGTTCCTTTGACAAAACTCTACAATAGTATCTTGAGAGATTCATCTGTTACTCCTCTTGGACAAAATAGTGGAAAATATCATTACTTGGAGAAATACACACATCTTTTATGAGAAAAGCCTATTGAGGACACACCTTTGGATATTCCAAAATCTCCACAACCTTTACCAAAATGAAGAAAATTAAGATTACTCTATGTTATGAATTGGCAGATAACATATGATATACcgattgaaagattaatatgttgtctatcaagtccaatttgggagatactttgtcttgggcatcggagcagatgactcctaaaagatagagacatagatgtaattGACTGAATTGACAGTACATTGAACTGAACTTAAGAAGAATAAAccttgaatccgtttatggatttattcacatGTGACATTTGTAGTGTGACATatctaaatcctaagtggatgacagactgtggatgacagactatgtatgcatgactcgtacactttgatgtaagtaaaagtttgatttcaaatagataaggaactgaaagctagtgtgttgggtgtatgacttttgcagtatgtagcatcatttacaacagtggaattcatagctcaggacatgggtaaatgatatcttctcattggcattacatgattgatgaaaagtaaatgtggccacagATCGTTCGTCTGGATGacttgattattatttgatagtgattgatttttcataaatgaagatgtaatggttaccatgagataaaataggatcatatttgaaaacggatattatcccaaaaagattaaggatacCTTATGAGGGTGACACACTTTTGATAATGTCATTAGACAAGCACTGATCGAGTTGTTTTCATAAGGTAATGCTGTTGAGAAAAactcagtcacaatactataatggaatgacttcgtgactaaatgagtttataattcaTAGGTGAAAATctataacttaattataaatcatttgagcctcaattgcatacgtccaattggtccctccgttagtttgttgaaactagaaatgaactgcatgatgaatcaaatgaatagaaatggtgaaaatggagaaatgagaaatcatttggaaatgattatgattttctccaaaatgaaaatgacttgaaaaatgaatttatgtttttcgaattaaataaagttaaaaaatggaaataaatgatttggtcatagtgaaccgtTAAAtacagaaaaattaaatatattttctcataaattcttttacggaaaagtcgtcatgattttaacgaaattagaatttggttgagaaaattatttaattggaaatatattgaagtttattttgggaaatagaaaatcaaatattaggttggatcaaattataaagtattggatTGAAAGCTCAAGAAGTACTTGCAATTGAACCAAATATGAAAAACAAAAGCCCCTTATGTAAAAGGGTGGGACAacaaaccctagtattattaactagggttgtcgTGCCCATTATACTAGGGGTTCATTTTTTTAGTTGAAATAAATTTCTACAATTTAACAAGAGTTCTACATTCTCTCTCAATAAATAGATGGTACTAGTAGGACTATTAACACAACTTTCAGACATCATTATTCTGCCCaaaaatagagagacttttattctctaagaattaaatatattttccggAATAATGATTCTGCCGGTTTCTATTTgagtagaaaatttttattttcacaccaaagaaaaaaaactatttcTAATTCTGTATTTGATTCAAATCATTCGAGCCCAAACTCGAAGCAGTTTGTCgtacgagaatagcggagaaaATCGTTTGGTTGAATATCAGGAACGACAGTGATCCATCTATCCAAAAACACTTGTAGAAATTCAGTCTATagtttattgctataaacataaaaaaaaattagatcaattttcaatttttttattttttactgtacaaaaaaatcattttcgaaCCAGATTTTTTTTCAACATTCTTAActctattttacaaaaataaacttCTTGCAAGTTTTGAATGTAGGTTGCAACAAATGTCTATCAACAATGGGGCAACAATGAAGTCAATAGTCTTGTTAACTTTTGATTTAAAAGAAACCTTTGTACGTAACGagaaaatatatatcaaatctaTTGTTTTGCTATTGTTgcacaaataaaaatttaatgattatGTTTATATTGAGATTAATTACATTATGCAAAaagtatgaattttttatttaatgaaaatcaaatattaatttattatgagcatgatattttaaaattcatgattATGATTAGCTTAGAATTATAATCATATGCTAAATTAGTTTCatgaaataacaaataaaattatcTTTCATTGTCCATGGAATCATATTGGTTTTATGAATCAAAAGGTTTGACTACTTTGCAAAATTTATCTAAAAATGGTCTTGATTAGAAATTGAATAAGTATAGTTTTTCCGAAGAATAGAGAAAAGTATTAGCTTATTTAATAGGATCACTATTATGGTATGAACGAAAGTTTTAGTGAAAATGTGTAATATGATAATCAATCGAGAATACATTATGTATGTTTATGATAGTACACATGATTTTACTACAACTTTGATATCGATATATACTCACACGGCTCTATAAAGTTTTGAGATatagtaaaatttgaaatttatgttagAAGCCGTGAATCAAAGAGTGTGTAAATAGCAATATGAATGTTATCTAACCCATTAGGTGATGAACATGGTTTTGACCATGGTAACAGAATGACTAATAATGTCTATGATAAAAgagtgtgtatatatgtgtgatgtTATAGTCACTTAATTGGAGAATTAGTGGCTCATTAATTTGACTATGTTCTAAATATATTCATGGCTTGTATGTTTAGTTTTGTGAATTTTCAagatataaatatgtattaagtTTCATAATGTGGTATAGAAAATGAACATAATTATGatggaaatttagaaatttaGAAATGAGATTTGAGTCACCCATAATGAAAACTTGACTCAATTTTTTGTATGTATGACATCATGTCTTGAATTCTATATAATAGTATATTATCGATATAAGATTACTAACATTAGGTTAAAGTGCTAGGCATCTGTATATAGGAGAAGGATGAGTATTATACTTTTAATAAACCTATAACATAATTATGTTAAGGGTGTAATAACCACGAAAACATTCTTAATAGGATTCACCAGTAGAAGTGTGATTGTTTCTAAGAATTAAAGGGTTTGGCTCTAACAAAACTTACGAAAAAATAGATACAAATGTATGACAATAATAGTGTCTCGTGATACTGTGTATTGTATGGTGTTGAAATCAttgtttaaaattgaataaattctctgggaattaatatttcaaaaacgTGGTTGCATTGtggaatattttaattaatatatacgATGCAGGATTACTAaaattgcattacattacattacattacattacaagCCGTGTTACATCAGAAAGGAGGATCGGTGGATATGGCGAGGGTGGGATCCTGGAAGCCAGCAGAAACATCAAACCCTGACATGAAGTCATCCCCAAAGAGCACAGCACCAGCAGCCAGTGCTCCAGCCCCAACTCCCATCGCAAAACCAGGTCTTGGCCCTACTCCAGCTCCCACAGACGATGGCATGTTCATGTAAGTCTCTGTTCTCGGAAGGAATGTGGGAATGTAACCAACATGAGAGGGAGGGGGTGGAGGTGGAGGAGTGGCACTCCTAGGTGGACGATAGCCGGGTCCAGAAGCTGATGGTTCACCTAGAGATGGGTTGTAATTGCTTGTAGGATATGGCACTGGATGTTTATATGGGAATGGGATGTTCACCTGAGACTGATTGTGAGGCCCTGTTGCCTCTGCTGGATAGCCACCTTCAGTGGATAAAGGAATATCAGTTCTATGGTCCATGAGAACAAGTCCTCCATCATTACCTGCAAAACCAGTTCTACCTTTGATCCAAACTGTAATGAAAATTGGAGAATGTGTAGAGCGAACTCCCTCTGAATTAGCAAGAACTAAGCTTCATATCAATTATCAAgtgcaaaagaaaagaagaaaggaatTAAATACCTGGGAGGGAAGCAGGATTTTCCCTCTCCTCCGAGATACGAATAGAGATGTCAACAAATCCTTGAGGCTTGTTGGAATTTCTTTTGCGCAACTGGTAGCTCCCTACTTCTTCACTGGAAGAGGTGGAATTGTTGTTATATTTGGCCAGAAACTCTTTCAAGGCAACACTGGCAGTCCCTTGAAGCTTTTCCCTAAGAAATATAGGCTCTCTACTGTATACTTCAACATGCAGCACCATGTCCTGAATATTTGACTCATCCACCAGAGCTGCAAACTTGGTTTTCCATACCGGATTTGAGCTCCCCGAAGCATCAATCTTGGTGCAGTATTTGTTGTCGGGATCGATCCACCCAACTGTAAACCACTG
The sequence above is drawn from the Gossypium hirsutum isolate 1008001.06 chromosome A05, Gossypium_hirsutum_v2.1, whole genome shotgun sequence genome and encodes:
- the LOC107962203 gene encoding uncharacterized protein gives rise to the protein MGKIWIEVCIISARGLRRSSSFWKLQWFTVGWIDPDNKYCTKIDASGSSNPVWKTKFAALVDESNIQDMVLHVEVYSREPIFLREKLQGTASVALKEFLAKYNNNSTSSSEEVGSYQLRKRNSNKPQGFVDISIRISEERENPASLPGNDGGLVLMDHRTDIPLSTEGGYPAEATGPHNQSQVNIPFPYKHPVPYPTSNYNPSLGEPSASGPGYRPPRSATPPPPPPPSHVGYIPTFLPRTETYMNMPSSVGAGVGPRPGFAMGVGAGALAAGAVLFGDDFMSGFDVSAGFQDPTLAISTDPPF